Proteins from one Fusobacterium periodonticum 1_1_41FAA genomic window:
- the metF gene encoding methylenetetrahydrofolate reductase [NAD(P)H], whose protein sequence is MKIADIYKGKSLTTSFEVFPPNDKVGLDQVYNCLDVLSLEKPDYISVTYGAGGNTKGRTVEIADRIKNQNGVESVAHLTCIGAKKEEIDRVLEDLEKHNIENILALRGDYPVGRELEVGDFSYARDLINYIHEKKSDKFSIGAAYYVEGHRETNDLLDLFHLKEKVNAGVDFLISQIFLDNEFFYSFRDKLEKLQINVPLVAGIMPVTNAKQIKKITSLCSCTIPKKFLKILEKYEDNPSALKEAGLAYAIEQVVDLVASDINGIHLYTMNRPETAKKIIDATGIIRK, encoded by the coding sequence ATGAAGATAGCAGATATTTATAAAGGGAAAAGTTTAACTACATCATTTGAGGTATTTCCACCTAATGATAAGGTTGGTTTAGATCAAGTTTATAATTGTTTAGATGTATTATCTTTAGAAAAACCTGATTATATAAGTGTTACTTATGGAGCAGGAGGAAATACTAAAGGAAGAACTGTTGAGATAGCAGATAGAATAAAAAATCAAAATGGAGTAGAATCAGTTGCTCACTTAACTTGTATTGGAGCTAAAAAAGAAGAAATAGATAGAGTATTAGAAGATTTAGAAAAACATAATATTGAAAATATTCTTGCTTTAAGAGGAGACTATCCTGTTGGTAGAGAATTAGAAGTAGGAGATTTTAGTTATGCTAGAGATTTAATAAACTATATACATGAAAAGAAAAGTGATAAATTTTCAATAGGTGCTGCATACTATGTTGAAGGACATAGAGAAACTAATGACCTATTAGATTTATTCCATTTAAAAGAAAAAGTTAATGCAGGAGTAGATTTTTTAATTTCACAAATTTTCTTAGATAATGAATTCTTTTATTCATTTAGAGATAAATTAGAAAAATTGCAAATTAATGTTCCACTAGTTGCAGGAATTATGCCAGTAACTAATGCTAAACAAATAAAGAAAATAACTTCTTTATGTTCTTGTACTATACCTAAAAAATTCTTAAAGATTTTAGAAAAATACGAAGATAACCCTTCAGCATTAAAAGAAGCTGGGCTTGCTTATGCAATAGAACAAGTGGTTGATTTAGTTGCTTCTGATATCAATGGTATACATTTATACACAATGAATAGACCAGAAACTGCTAAAAAAATAATAGATGCAACAGGAATTATAAGAAAATAA